A single genomic interval of Bradyrhizobium sp. sBnM-33 harbors:
- the hpaD gene encoding 3,4-dihydroxyphenylacetate 2,3-dioxygenase has protein sequence MPVPTHTFTPPFNIIRCSHAVLDVVDLGKSRAFYETTVGLHVEDSDDKAVYLRGSEEHQHHSLVLRKAPAPACNRLGFKVGNDGDLDKAATFFSENGIPYAFADQPFQGRTLQFTDAAGFQLELYASMDKRPHLLRRYDLYKGCHPQRLDHFNVFAPEVQGTIDFYARLGFRLTEYGEEDGPNGRIAAAWMHRKGNVHDLAITNGRGPRLHHFAYWVPTAMNVLHLCDVMASSGYLKNIERGPGRHGISNAFFLYVRDPDGHRLELYTSDYFTGDHDHEPLRWSLKDPRRQTLWGAPAPRSWFEEGSPFTGQEVRDPLFVADVTIAD, from the coding sequence TGTGGTCGATCTCGGCAAGAGCCGCGCCTTCTACGAAACCACCGTCGGCCTCCACGTCGAGGATAGTGACGACAAGGCGGTGTACCTGCGCGGCAGCGAAGAGCATCAGCATCACTCGCTGGTACTGCGGAAGGCCCCAGCTCCAGCCTGCAATCGGCTCGGCTTCAAGGTCGGCAATGACGGCGATCTCGACAAGGCAGCGACTTTCTTTTCCGAGAACGGCATCCCTTACGCCTTCGCCGATCAGCCGTTCCAGGGCCGCACCCTGCAGTTCACCGATGCCGCCGGCTTCCAACTCGAGCTCTATGCGTCGATGGACAAGCGCCCGCATCTGCTGCGGCGCTACGATCTCTACAAGGGTTGTCATCCGCAGCGGCTCGATCATTTCAACGTCTTCGCGCCCGAGGTTCAGGGCACCATCGATTTCTATGCGCGGCTCGGCTTCCGGCTGACCGAATATGGCGAGGAAGATGGCCCGAACGGGCGGATCGCGGCGGCCTGGATGCACCGCAAGGGCAACGTCCATGACCTCGCCATCACCAACGGCCGCGGTCCTCGCCTGCATCATTTTGCCTATTGGGTGCCGACAGCGATGAACGTGCTGCATCTCTGCGACGTCATGGCTTCAAGCGGATATCTGAAGAACATCGAGCGCGGCCCGGGCCGCCACGGCATCTCGAATGCATTCTTCCTCTATGTCCGGGATCCGGACGGCCACCGGCTCGAACTCTACACCAGCGATTACTTCACCGGCGATCACGACCACGAGCCGCTGCGTTGGTCGCTGAAGGACCCGCGCCGGCAAACGCTGTGGGGCGCGCCGGCGCCGCGCTCCTGGTTCGAGGAGGGTTCGCCCTTTACGGGGCAAGAGGTGCGCGATCCGCTCTTCGTCGCCGACGTCACGATTGCGGATTGA